ATTGCGAAGACATTGACGGCGAACATCACCCAGATGATCACCACGCCGACGTCGAGCGGCCATTCGAGTTCTGCGTACTCCTTGGTGGTGTTCAGGCCCGCCATGAGGCTGACGGCGGCGGCGGCGATGGCCGCGTTGAAAAGCCAGAGATGCGCTTTGGCCAGGCCAGGAAAAGGAAGCGGGGTGCGGGTCAGACGCTGGAGCATATAGTAGGCCGTGGCGAAGATGCCCGCCAGGCCAAAGCCGAGGCCGAGGCCGTTGGTGTGAACCACACGCAGGCGTCCGAAGCTGAGCCACGGCGTGATGTTCAGCGCGGGATTGAACATTTCGAACGCGATCCACAGGCCGATGACAAGCCCTATGACAAGCCAGAAAAGCGCCGAAAATGCGAAACCCCGGACAACAGAGTAATCATAACCGGTGTCGTTCATGCCCTCCTCCTGAATCTGGTTGATGAAAAGATAGTGTGGAAGGGCACCGCTGAAAAAGCCGTTATCCCGGTTCTGAAGCAGTGGATTCCGGAGGAGTTGCGGGGGTTCAGGGTGTCCTCGGTTGATGAGCGATGGCCGCGATGCAAAGAACGGCGTCTATAACGATTGTTTAAGGATAAATGTACGAAACCGGCGTTTGAGGGGAAAGAGAATTCGATACTTGCGGTATCATGCCGGTTGAGTTGGCGGCTGGGTCGGGAATGCGAAAAGGCCCCCTTTTAAGGGAGCCTTTCGTCATGCGGAAGAGTGGCGCTGAGTGATCAGCCGTTGACTACGCGGGCGAGCCCTTCGTTGTAGTTGCCAACGACCGCCTCTTTTTCGGTGATGATGCCGCGGATGAGCGTGCCGGGGGTCACGTCGAAGGCGAAGTTCACCACGGGCGTGGTCGGCGTGGCGACCTGCGTGCCGAAGATTTTGCGCAGCTCGTCGGCGTCGCGCTCCTCGATCGGAATCTGCGACCCTTCCGACATGGTGATGTCGATGGTCGAGACCGGCGCGGCGATGTAGAACGGCAGGCCGTGATACTTCGCGCTGATGGCGTGGGCGTAGGTGCCGATCTTGTTGGCCGTGTCGCCGTTGGCCGTGATGCGATCCGCGCCGGTGACGGCGAAGTCGATCATGCCGCGCTGCATCAGGATTGCCGACGAGGAGTCGGAGATCGAGGCGAACGGAATGCCGTCATGCTCCAGCTCCCACGCGGTGAGACGCAGCCCCTGAAGGAGCGGGCGGCTTTCGGAGGTGATGACGCGCTCGATCAGCCCCTCCTGATACGCCAGACGGATCACGCCAAGCGCCGTGCCGATGCCGCAGCAGGCGAGCGTGCCGGTGTTGCAGTGCGTGAGCACGTTGAGCTTGCGGGTCTTGAGCACGTCGGCGAAATCCTGCTTCAAGAGCTCGACGCCGTGGCGAGCGATCTTGTCGCAGTTGTCGATCTCGTCGTTGTGGATTTTGTACGCCATGTCGGTCATTTTCGCGAAAAGCGCTTCGAGCGAATCGTTCTCGAAGTTGGCGTCATAGACATCCTGCATCTTTCTGGTTGCGAAGAAGAGGTTCACGGCGGTCGGGCGCGAAGCGTTGACCTCGGCGACGAGGTTCGCGAAATAGGCCGGAAAGCCCGCCTTGTCGCCCTTGTAGGCATTGATGCCGAGCATCACGGTGTAGCCAGCCGAAGCGCCGATGAGCGGAGCGCCACGGACGGCGAGAGTCTTGATCGCCTCGATGGCCTCAAGATAATTCTGTGTCTCGACATAGATCTCCTTCAGGGGAAGGTAGCGCTGGTCGAGGTATCGGAAGGTTCCGTTTTTAAAAGAGATAGCGTCTATCATGTATCGGTGTTGCCTTGTTTGGAATTAAAGGTTTGCGACGACGTTTCTGAAGATGGTGGTCATGTGCGGCTCGGCGCGGCTGGAGACCTCGATGATCTCTTCGATGCCGACCGGTACGAGGCAGTCCGGGAAGCACTCGTCGGTGACGATGGACATGCCGAACACTTCGGTGCCCTGATGCACGGCGGCGATCACCTCCGGCACGGTGGACATGCCGACCACGTCAGCGCCGATGGCACGGAGCATACGGTACTCGGCGCGGGTTTCGAGGCACGGGCCGGTGACGGCGACGTAGACGCCGCGCTGCACCTTGATGCCGTGTTCGAGCGCGACCTTCTCGGCGATGTCGAGAATCCTCGGGGAGTAGGGAGCGCACATGTCGGGGAAGCGCGGGCCGATCTCGGGATCGTTCGGGCCGATGAGCGGGTTGGTGCCGAGCAGGTTGATGTGGTCGTCGATCAGCATGATGTCGCCCTTCTTGTAGCCGGGGTTCATGCCGCCGCAGGCGTTGGTGATGCCGAGCGTCTGGACGCCGAGCTGCTTCATCACCCGGATCGGGAAGACGATCTGCGACATCGAGTAGCCTTCGTAGAAGTGGAAGCGCCCCTGCATGGCGACCACCTTCTTGCCCGCGAGGGTGCCGAAGATCAGTTTGCCGTGGTGGGTTTCGACCGTCGAGATCGGGAAATAGGGAATATCGGCATAGTCGAGCGCGAAGTCGATTTCGATCTCCTTGACCAGCCCGCCGAGGCCGGTGCCAAGCACGATGCCCACCGGATACTCCGCCGTGGTCTTTTTTCTGATGTATTCTACGGCCTCCCGGATTTTCTGCCTTTGTTCAGTCATGATATTCCCTGTGATTTAAATGGTTTGAAACGGCGAGGAAAAAAGAACTCAAATATAAGCAGCGAGGGGGAGAACAGAAAGCAGGGGGAGGGAGAGAATGTAATGTAAGATGTGGACGCTGTGTACTTGGTGGACTTTGTGGACAGAAGATAAAGACGATACTTCGCTAAATCGTCTTCTCTTACATTGTCTACCTCGTCCACTCAGTCCACAGCGTCCACCCTCTTCTCACCGCCACCCGAAAATAGCCGTGCCGATTCGGATCATGGTTGCGCCTTCGAGGATGGCCTCTTCGAAATCGCCGCTCATGCCCATCGAGAGTTCGGTGAGCTGTGACGGGTCGGGCGCTTGCTGACGGAGCTTTTCGAGCGTCTGGCGGAGTTCGGCGAATTCGCGGCGGGCTTCAGACGGGTCGGGCGAGGCGATGGTCATGAGGCCCCGCAGCCGCACGTTCGGCAGGGCGAAGCAGGTTTCGGCGGCCTGGAGCACCGACGCCGGGTCGAGGCCGTACTTGGTGCCTTCGCGCGACGTGTTCACTTCGAGCAGGAAATCGACCTCGATGCCGTGCTGCGCGGCGCGTTTCGACAGCTCCTCGGCGGTGCTCACCTTGTCGATGCCGTGGATCATCGCCGCCTTGCCGACGATCTGCCGCACCTTGTTGGACTGGA
This genomic window from Chlorobaculum limnaeum contains:
- the mtnA gene encoding S-methyl-5-thioribose-1-phosphate isomerase, whose protein sequence is MIDAISFKNGTFRYLDQRYLPLKEIYVETQNYLEAIEAIKTLAVRGAPLIGASAGYTVMLGINAYKGDKAGFPAYFANLVAEVNASRPTAVNLFFATRKMQDVYDANFENDSLEALFAKMTDMAYKIHNDEIDNCDKIARHGVELLKQDFADVLKTRKLNVLTHCNTGTLACCGIGTALGVIRLAYQEGLIERVITSESRPLLQGLRLTAWELEHDGIPFASISDSSSAILMQRGMIDFAVTGADRITANGDTANKIGTYAHAISAKYHGLPFYIAAPVSTIDITMSEGSQIPIEERDADELRKIFGTQVATPTTPVVNFAFDVTPGTLIRGIITEKEAVVGNYNEGLARVVNG
- a CDS encoding purine-nucleoside phosphorylase codes for the protein MTEQRQKIREAVEYIRKKTTAEYPVGIVLGTGLGGLVKEIEIDFALDYADIPYFPISTVETHHGKLIFGTLAGKKVVAMQGRFHFYEGYSMSQIVFPIRVMKQLGVQTLGITNACGGMNPGYKKGDIMLIDDHINLLGTNPLIGPNDPEIGPRFPDMCAPYSPRILDIAEKVALEHGIKVQRGVYVAVTGPCLETRAEYRMLRAIGADVVGMSTVPEVIAAVHQGTEVFGMSIVTDECFPDCLVPVGIEEIIEVSSRAEPHMTTIFRNVVANL
- a CDS encoding YggS family pyridoxal phosphate-dependent enzyme; amino-acid sequence: MESISSNLAEVKEQIASACRKAGRREDEVRLIAVSKTKSVAAVREAWDAGQREFGESYVQEFLEKLEAAELAGLPLDWHFIGHLQSNKVRQIVGKAAMIHGIDKVSTAEELSKRAAQHGIEVDFLLEVNTSREGTKYGLDPASVLQAAETCFALPNVRLRGLMTIASPDPSEARREFAELRQTLEKLRQQAPDPSQLTELSMGMSGDFEEAILEGATMIRIGTAIFGWR